From a single Alloactinosynnema sp. L-07 genomic region:
- a CDS encoding helical backbone metal receptor, with protein sequence MYEDDLGEPVALTGPPRRVVSLVPSLTEAVAATAPGLLVGATDYCTHPADLDVTRVGGSKYPTVDSVLELAPDLVIANSEENRPEDVERLRANGIPVWVTRAPESVPAGLASTRRLLTQGLGLGEPDWLPAAEAAWHHVEPVWATAVIPVWRKPWVVIGRDTFAGDVLRRLGVANVYADHAERYPRPTLAELNATAAELVVLPDEPYEFTATDGPEAFPGKRSVLVIGRYLTWYGPSLVEARASLTEALIG encoded by the coding sequence ATGTATGAGGACGATCTAGGCGAGCCCGTCGCGCTGACCGGACCGCCCCGGCGGGTGGTGAGCCTGGTGCCGTCGCTGACCGAGGCGGTCGCGGCCACCGCGCCCGGCCTGCTGGTCGGCGCGACGGACTACTGCACCCACCCCGCCGACCTCGACGTCACGCGGGTGGGCGGCTCGAAGTACCCGACGGTCGACTCGGTGCTGGAGCTGGCGCCGGACCTGGTGATCGCCAACTCCGAGGAGAACCGGCCAGAGGACGTCGAACGGCTGCGGGCCAACGGGATCCCGGTCTGGGTGACCAGGGCGCCGGAGAGCGTGCCCGCGGGCTTGGCCTCGACTCGTCGGCTGCTGACGCAGGGCTTGGGACTGGGCGAACCGGACTGGCTGCCCGCCGCCGAGGCCGCCTGGCACCACGTCGAGCCGGTGTGGGCGACGGCGGTCATCCCGGTGTGGCGCAAGCCGTGGGTGGTGATCGGCCGCGACACGTTCGCGGGCGACGTCCTGCGGCGGCTCGGTGTGGCGAACGTGTACGCAGACCATGCTGAGCGGTATCCCCGGCCCACGTTGGCCGAGTTGAACGCGACGGCGGCTGAGCTGGTCGTGCTGCCGGACGAGCCCTACGAGTTCACCGCGACCGATGGTCCGGAAGCGTTCCCGGGCAAGCGATCCGTGCTGGTCATCGGCCGGTACCTGACCTGGTACGGGCCGTCGCTGGTCGAGGCGCGCGCGTCGCTGACCGAGGCGTTGATTGGGTAA
- a CDS encoding type 1 glutamine amidotransferase domain-containing protein, giving the protein MTNVLLVLTSTASLGGRPTGAWLEEFAIPAQVFGEAGFTVDVASILGGTPPIDPASGSAGPTDTVAVADVDPSGYDAVFLVGGHGTMADFPDNPALARLLTEVSLVAAVCHGSAALLNVPGLVRGRTLTAFSDAEETIVGADAIIPFSLERRLAQLGAIVEVGDPFTSTVRRDGKLFTGQNPQSSAELADLVVKELR; this is encoded by the coding sequence ATGACCAACGTGCTTCTTGTGTTGACCTCCACCGCGTCCCTCGGCGGCCGCCCCACCGGTGCCTGGCTGGAGGAGTTCGCCATCCCCGCCCAGGTGTTCGGCGAGGCGGGCTTCACCGTCGACGTCGCGTCCATCCTCGGTGGGACCCCGCCGATCGACCCCGCCAGCGGCTCGGCGGGCCCGACTGACACCGTTGCGGTCGCCGACGTCGACCCGTCCGGGTACGACGCGGTGTTCCTCGTCGGCGGCCACGGCACCATGGCCGACTTTCCGGACAACCCCGCCCTCGCCCGGCTCCTCACCGAGGTATCGCTCGTCGCCGCCGTGTGCCACGGTTCCGCCGCACTGCTCAACGTGCCCGGACTGGTCCGCGGCCGGACCTTGACCGCGTTCAGCGACGCCGAGGAGACCATCGTCGGCGCGGACGCGATCATCCCGTTCTCGCTGGAGCGGCGGCTGGCCCAACTCGGCGCGATCGTGGAGGTTGGTGACCCGTTCACCTCGACCGTGCGCCGGGACGGCAAGCTGTTCACCGGGCAGAACCCGCAGTCCTCGGCGGAATTGGCCGACCTGGTGGTGAAGGAGTTGCGATGA
- a CDS encoding TetR/AcrR family transcriptional regulator, translating to MTDLLAALPLRERKRARVRVGLWRHLRDRVERVPFAEISVKELAAAVEVSEPTFFTHFPSKNDLLGYHICLWRIGCVLASPGTGGDFVRRFFAATAQSILDGPRLWFEITAEIARGGGLCAVQEVSAAERLMVFDDPAALDVEITPQADLFANHLAQVPGLDVPAAVTALLTGFYGVPLALGEGRLDELADAYREHVDRVLTV from the coding sequence ATGACCGACCTGCTGGCGGCCCTCCCGCTGCGTGAGCGCAAACGCGCCCGCGTGCGGGTGGGCCTGTGGCGGCACCTGCGGGATCGGGTCGAGCGGGTCCCGTTCGCCGAGATCTCGGTCAAGGAACTCGCCGCCGCCGTCGAAGTGTCCGAGCCGACGTTCTTCACTCACTTCCCGAGCAAGAACGACTTGCTCGGCTACCACATCTGCTTGTGGCGCATCGGCTGTGTGCTGGCGTCGCCGGGCACCGGCGGCGACTTCGTCCGGCGGTTCTTCGCCGCCACCGCACAGTCCATTCTGGACGGACCGCGGCTGTGGTTCGAGATCACCGCAGAGATCGCCCGTGGCGGCGGCCTGTGTGCGGTGCAGGAGGTCAGCGCCGCCGAACGGCTCATGGTCTTCGACGATCCGGCCGCGCTCGACGTCGAGATCACCCCGCAGGCCGATCTCTTCGCCAACCACCTGGCTCAGGTGCCAGGGCTGGACGTGCCCGCGGCCGTGACCGCGTTGCTCACCGGCTTCTACGGCGTGCCGTTGGCGTTGGGGGAGGGCCGCTTGGACGAACTCGCCGACGCGTACCGCGAGCATGTCGACCGGGTGCTCACGGTCTGA
- the pip gene encoding prolyl aminopeptidase has product MDVLYPMIEPHDSGMLDVGDGHLVYWEVSGNPSGKPAVVVHGGPGAGCNAVQRRHFDPAAYRIVLFDQRGSGRSTPHVSDPATDLATNTTWHLVADMERLREHLEIDRWQLFGGSWGATLAVAYAQTHPERVSEVILRGVFLLRPSELDWLYRGGAGALFPEAWADFTALVPRGADPLAAYQTMITDADPAVRAEAALAWSNWEGAAVSLVPNPALVAQYASPGFAVPFARIALHYFTNAGWLEDDQLVRDAGKLAGIPGRIIQGRYDIVCPPVTAWELRQAWPDALITLPTAGHAVTDPGILEALRDATDEFRP; this is encoded by the coding sequence ATGGATGTCCTCTATCCCATGATCGAGCCGCACGACTCCGGCATGCTCGACGTCGGCGACGGGCATCTGGTTTATTGGGAAGTCAGCGGGAACCCGTCGGGCAAGCCCGCGGTGGTGGTGCACGGCGGGCCAGGCGCGGGCTGCAACGCGGTGCAGCGCAGGCACTTCGACCCGGCCGCCTACCGGATCGTGCTGTTCGACCAGCGTGGATCGGGCCGCAGCACGCCGCACGTCAGCGACCCGGCGACGGACCTGGCCACCAACACCACCTGGCATCTCGTGGCCGATATGGAACGGCTGCGCGAGCACCTCGAAATCGACCGCTGGCAACTGTTCGGCGGCTCCTGGGGCGCGACGCTGGCCGTGGCCTACGCGCAGACCCACCCGGAGCGGGTCTCGGAGGTCATCCTGCGCGGGGTGTTCCTGTTGCGGCCCAGCGAACTCGACTGGCTCTACCGGGGCGGCGCGGGCGCGCTGTTCCCGGAGGCGTGGGCCGATTTCACCGCACTGGTCCCCCGCGGCGCCGACCCGCTGGCCGCCTACCAGACCATGATCACCGACGCGGACCCCGCGGTGCGCGCGGAGGCGGCGCTGGCGTGGAGCAACTGGGAAGGCGCGGCGGTCTCGCTGGTGCCGAACCCGGCACTGGTGGCCCAGTACGCCTCACCCGGGTTCGCCGTGCCGTTCGCGCGGATAGCGCTGCACTACTTCACCAACGCGGGCTGGCTCGAGGACGACCAGTTGGTGCGCGACGCGGGCAAGCTGGCGGGCATCCCGGGGCGCATCATCCAGGGCCGCTACGACATCGTCTGCCCCCCGGTGACGGCGTGGGAGCTGCGCCAGGCCTGGCCGGACGCGCTGATCACGCTGCCGACCGCGGGCCACGCGGTGACCGACCCGGGAATCCTTGAGGCCCTGCGGGACGCGACCGACGAGTTCAGACCGTGA
- the panB gene encoding 3-methyl-2-oxobutanoate hydroxymethyltransferase — translation MSDNAEVSAPYGTGATARQGGKPAKRVRIHHLREMKERGEPWPMLTAYDMYTAELFDEAGIPVLLVGDSASNNVYGYETSLPVTVDQLIPLVSAVTRAAKRALVVADLPFGSYQLSPEQALATSVRFMKEGLAHAVKLEGGRAFAPHVQAITNAGIPVMGHIGFTPQSEHNLGGYRVQGRGDAGDGLVADALALQEAGAFAVVMEMVPAEVAKKITHELHVPTVGIGAGPDCDAQVLVWQDMAGMRRAKAPRFVKRYADVAGVLLTAAEQFAADVRGRDFPGAEHVFH, via the coding sequence ATGTCCGACAACGCCGAAGTGTCTGCCCCCTACGGGACGGGTGCCACCGCACGGCAAGGCGGAAAGCCTGCCAAGCGGGTCCGGATCCACCACCTGCGGGAGATGAAGGAGCGCGGCGAGCCATGGCCGATGCTCACCGCGTACGACATGTACACCGCCGAACTGTTCGACGAGGCGGGGATTCCCGTTCTGCTCGTCGGTGACTCCGCTTCCAACAACGTCTACGGCTACGAGACCTCGCTGCCGGTGACGGTCGACCAGCTCATTCCGCTGGTCTCCGCGGTCACCCGGGCCGCCAAGCGCGCGCTCGTGGTGGCGGACCTGCCGTTCGGGTCCTACCAGCTCTCGCCCGAGCAGGCGCTGGCCACGTCCGTGCGCTTCATGAAGGAAGGGCTTGCGCACGCGGTGAAGCTGGAGGGCGGGCGGGCGTTCGCGCCGCACGTCCAGGCGATCACCAACGCGGGGATCCCGGTGATGGGCCACATCGGCTTCACCCCGCAGAGCGAGCACAACCTGGGCGGCTACCGGGTCCAGGGCCGCGGCGACGCCGGCGACGGGCTCGTCGCCGACGCGTTGGCGCTGCAGGAGGCCGGGGCGTTCGCGGTGGTCATGGAGATGGTGCCCGCCGAGGTAGCCAAGAAGATCACCCACGAGCTGCACGTCCCGACCGTCGGCATCGGCGCCGGGCCGGACTGCGACGCGCAGGTGTTGGTGTGGCAGGACATGGCGGGCATGCGGCGGGCGAAGGCGCCGCGGTTCGTCAAGCGGTACGCCGATGTTGCGGGTGTGCTGCTCACCGCGGCGGAGCAGTTCGCCGCCGACGTGCGCGGCCGGGACTTCCCCGGCGCGGAGCACGTCTTCCATTAG